A single window of Bombus pascuorum unplaced genomic scaffold, iyBomPasc1.1, whole genome shotgun sequence DNA harbors:
- the LOC132915696 gene encoding LOW QUALITY PROTEIN: cytosolic endo-beta-N-acetylglucosaminidase-like (The sequence of the model RefSeq protein was modified relative to this genomic sequence to represent the inferred CDS: inserted 2 bases in 1 codon; substituted 1 base at 1 genomic stop codon) encodes MRTEVTESQPFKNLKELFDNVGNLKPWPEIGELRDSTDYVYSGLEISAGRTRLEKLDREVHPKTLLCHDMKGGYLEDRFIYGSESYDSYLFYHWSVIDTFVYFSHHFITVPPFGWINAAHNHGVKVLGTVITERERYLGCXILESHEEVRRFADALILVAKFYKFDGWLLNIENTIKSEQVNNLIYFVKYLTENIHEAIRNSEIIWYDSVTNEGKLNWQNELNSKNIDFFLNCDAIYLNYNWMKSKLKNSLALAKTHSRDIHDIYVGVDVXGRGCPGGGGFNSSYVITILLILL; translated from the exons ATGAGGACGGAAGTTACAGAGTCACAACCTTtcaaaaacttaaaagaattattcgataacgtgggtaaCTTGAAACCATGGCCAGAAATTGGAGAActacgagattcaactgattatgtgtacagtggtttagaaataagcgcagGAAGAACgcggttagaaaaattggatagagaagtacatccGAAAACGTTGCTCTgtcatgatatgaaaggtggctacctagaagacag atttatatatggatcagaatcttatgattcttacctattttatcactggagtgttattgacacttttgtgtattttagtcatcatttcataactgtgcccccttttggatggattaatgcagcacataatcatggtgtaaaagttcttggtactgtaattacggaaagagaaaggtatctgggatg tatacttgaatctcatgaagaagtaagaagatttgcagatgcactaatacttgttgcaaaattttataagtttgatggctggttattaaatattgaaaataccattaaaagtgagcaagttaataatttaatttattttgtaaaatatctaacagaaaatattcatgaagcaattagaaattctgaaattatatggtacgatagcgtaaccaatgaaggaaaattaaattggcaaaatgagcttaaCAGTAAAAACAT agatttctttttaaactgcgatgccatttacttgaattataactggatgaaatcaaaattgaaaaacagtttGGCACTAGCAAAAACTCACAGTcgagatattcatgatatatatgtaggaGTTGATGTTTGAGGTAGAGGTTGTCCTGGcggtggtggatttaattcatcatatgtaattacaatattacttattttattgtag
- the LOC132915699 gene encoding uncharacterized protein LOC132915699 — translation MRPTAERGWSGSGRSPTVRGSHKIPSTLRSPSVGRRHDGEPAQPATTKEATKDDRHPHSKKLQDGVIRDGDRAGRVPPFELQALALRRVYDKRKISRLDGRATTPPPDNRPPSSAREEAKRETWERWRSQLVEEDTTRQHRAVRAVLPNWETWREQGGVPLTFRMTQMLTGHGVFGEYLLRIRREVTSICHQCEEEEDTVQHTWERCPAWADQHVLQLDIGESVAREAIVKAMLRGHQEYTAVRSFCEQVMLAKERAEREKKRKRDPARVERQRIPRRNRGGGGTAAAPARATRLGKRNTRDVVPS, via the coding sequence ATGCGGCCTACTGCCGAACGTGGGTGGAGCGGGAGTGGGCGTTCGCCAACTGTACGAGGGAGTCATAAAATCCCGAGTACTCTACGGAGCCCCAGTGTGGGCCGAAGACATGATGGAGAGCCGGCGCAGCCGGCTACTACTAAGGAGGCTACAAAGGACGACCGCCATCCGCACAGCAAGAAGCTACAGGACGGTGTCATACGCGACGGCGACCGTGCTGGCCGCGTCCCCCCCTTCGAGCTGCAAGCCCTCGCACTTCGAAGGGTATACGACAAAAGGAAGATCTCACGCCTGGACGGGCGCGCAACGACGCCACCACCCGACAACAGACCACCGTCGAGTGCACGGGAAGAAGCCAAACGGGAGACATGGGAGCGATGGCGCTCTCAACTGGTCGAGGAAGACACTACACGGCAACACCGGGCTGTTCGCGCCGTGCTCCCCAACTGGGAAACATGGAGAGAGCAAGGCGGGGTACCGCTGACATTCCGTATGACACAGATGCTCACAGGTCACGGAGTGTTCGGTGAGTACCTACTACGGATCCGGCGGGAGGTGACCTCCATATGTCACCAAtgcgaggaagaggaggataCGGTACAACACACGTGGGAGCGATGCCCGGCATGGGCAGACCAGCACGTCTTGCAACTCGACATCGGCGAGAGCGTAGCCCGAGAAGCGATCGTGAAGGCCATGTTGAGAGGGCACCAGGAATACACCGCCGTCCGCTCCTTCTGTGAGCAAGTGATGCTAGCAAAAGAGCGGgcggagagagaaaagaaaaggaaacgcgaCCCAGCAAGAGTGGAGCGACAAAGGATACCCAGGCGCAACAGGGGGGGGGGTGGCACCGCCGCCGCCCCAGCTCGAGCGACAAGACTAGGAAAACGGAACACAAGGGATGTGGTCCCCTCCTAG
- the LOC132915711 gene encoding uncharacterized protein LOC132915711, with translation MELAIDRGDTNSPRRGTNHPGPTPPRWRLKERNKQMLQAAAIVSAWSWDAQCTSATSSIDEEAEDLRKYMNAACNASMPRSNPSSGHLNKGVYWWTPEIAELRERCNRARRRFAQAQRRRQTRDEEEISHTYEKYREARRTLQREIKMAKAWSWTELVDAVESDPWGRPYKVVTHKLRTSAPPITTNMDPMLLDKVVGTLFPRQGDSAGQPETSLPSTTPNDNDEVATTTTEWSEELHVTEEELLEATKRTAARDVAPGPDGIPGRVWAETVNIMAPRLRHYLIDA, from the coding sequence ATGGAACTGGCCATCGACAGGGGGGACACCAACAGCCCTCGAAGAGGAACGAACCACCCCGGCCCAACGCCACCCAGATGGCGCCTGAAGGAGAGGAACAAACAGATGCTACAGGCGGCAGCCATCGTCTCGGCCTGGAGCTGGGACGCCCAATGCACGAGCGCAACCAGTAGTATCGACGAGGAAGCGGAAGACCTCCGTAAATACATGAACGCGGCGTGCAATGCCTCGATGCCGCGCTCCAACCCGAGCAGTGGACATTTGAACAAAGGAGTCTACTGGTGGACACCAGAGATCGCGGAGTTGCGAGAGAGGTGCAACAGAGCCCGCAGAAGATTCGCACAGGCACAGCGTCGCAGACAAACTCGCGACGAGGAAGAGATCTCCCACACATACGAGAAATACAGGGAGGCAAGACGTACCCTCCAACGGGAGATTAAGATGGCCAAAGCGTGGTCCTGGACGGAACTCGTGGACGCGGTCGAGTCTGACCCATGGGGGCGGCCGTATAAAGTAGTGACGCACAAACTGCGTACCTCGGCTCCCCCGATAACAACAAACATGGATCCAATGCTACTGGACAAGGTCGTTGGGACCTTGTTCCCCAGACAGGGCGACAGTGCAGGGCAGCCAGAAACGTCCCTCCCCTCCACCACACCCAACGATAACGACGAAGTGGCAACGACGACAACGGAGTGGAGTGAGGAGCTGCATGTCACCGAGGAAGAGCTATTAGAAGCGACGAAGAGGACAGCAGCCCGCGACGTGGCACCAGGCCCGGACGGAATCCCAGGCCGAGTATGGGCAGAGACGGTAAATATAATGGCTCCCCGCCTGCGACACTATTTGATAGATGCCTGA
- the LOC132915698 gene encoding uncharacterized protein LOC132915698 has product MYLMFTYSRVAAGRRCGARQIADPVRRTSEKLVGPYLSRPLTSPSRGASRHPASVPTGVGCERVSGTKTRRHQHTIKQTLDDEDNYDMSENINNEVYGAGEGYPSTGADVGGQAGPAVSLACDGKIYQNRLQQFNIETKRYINIKRIYKGLQSLWISKTLCMDFVLFK; this is encoded by the exons atgtatctgatgttcacctatagtcgggtggcggctggtcggcgctgtggtgcccgtcagatcgctgatccggtgcggagaacttcggagaagttggtgggcccatatctgtcaagaccactcacctcaccttcacgtggggcttcccgtcaccctgcatcggtcccgaccggggtagggtgcgaaagagtgagtggcaccaaGACGAGAAGGCACCAACACACGATAAAACAAACCCTTGACGATGAAGATAATTATGATAtgtcggaaaatataaataatgaagtttacggtgcaggggagggataccccagtaccggcgcagacgTGGGTGGACAAGCGGGACCCGCTGTGTCGTTAGCTTGTGACggtaaaatttatcaaaatagattgcaacaatttaatattgaaacgaaacgttatattaatatcaaaagaaTTTACAAA gGTCTTCAAAGTCTCTGGATCTCCAAAACCTTGTGCATGGATTTCGTGTTATTCAAATAA